The Sporosarcina luteola genome contains a region encoding:
- a CDS encoding RNA polymerase sigma factor: MQQVVWLTELDVERMVDTYGNMLFRICLVLLSNEKDAEDVVQDTFITYLTKSPNFNDSEHEKAWLITIATNRCKNMRRYNIIRKHMDINDLQLYSIEDENYGLLDHLMRLPTKHKVVLLLHYVEGYKVDEIAKILTITTSAVKKRLQRGRELLRERYRKENE; the protein is encoded by the coding sequence TTGCAACAAGTAGTTTGGTTGACTGAACTAGATGTAGAGCGAATGGTTGATACATACGGCAATATGCTGTTCAGGATATGTCTCGTTCTGTTGTCCAATGAGAAAGATGCAGAGGATGTCGTACAAGACACTTTTATAACTTATCTAACTAAATCTCCGAATTTCAATGATTCAGAACATGAGAAGGCGTGGTTGATAACGATTGCCACGAATCGCTGTAAGAATATGAGAAGATACAATATTATTCGTAAGCATATGGATATCAATGATTTGCAACTCTATAGTATAGAGGATGAAAATTATGGGTTACTTGATCACCTTATGAGATTACCAACTAAACATAAAGTTGTATTGTTACTTCATTATGTGGAAGGCTATAAAGTCGATGAAATAGCAAAAATCCTTACTATTACTACATCAGCAGTGAAAAAGCGATTACAACGGGGAAGAGAGCTTCTGCGGGAGAGATATCGAAAGGAGAATGAATGA
- a CDS encoding acetyl-CoA hydrolase/transferase family protein, whose protein sequence is MTKLLNSLECIGLIEKDTDIIIPLSNGEPHGLLDVLEANYEKLDNVKVHQMLALRERDYINGKMTGHLSHISYFLSGATRRAFWAGHVELIPNVFQEMYRLLQKTTKKPMVMAVASPMDEHGYFSLGTNADYAAEFIGKVPFVLEVNRHMPRTFGANQIHISQIAGFIENDLPLTEEVSPVITEKDLKIAEYITNDIQDDDTLQIGIGAIPNAVMKMLKDRKHLGIHTEMLTDGIVDLVESGAVDGMKKSSRTGKIIATFAFGSQRLYDFLDNNPSVEFLPVSVVNDAYEIAKEDHMVSINATTEVDLYGQCASETVAGRYYSSSGGQADFARGVRLSKYGKGYVCMHSTAKNDTISRIKLHLAPSSVVTTSKNYVDNVVTEYGIARLHGKSLSERAEALIGIAHPKFREELMREAIEFGFID, encoded by the coding sequence ATGACAAAGCTATTAAATTCATTGGAATGTATCGGATTAATTGAAAAGGACACTGACATTATTATCCCTCTTTCAAATGGCGAGCCACACGGTTTGTTGGATGTACTTGAAGCAAATTATGAGAAATTGGATAACGTCAAAGTGCATCAAATGTTGGCACTTCGTGAGCGTGATTATATAAACGGTAAAATGACCGGACATCTTTCCCACATTTCGTACTTCCTGAGCGGAGCGACGAGAAGAGCATTTTGGGCAGGGCATGTCGAATTAATTCCAAATGTGTTTCAGGAAATGTATAGATTGCTGCAAAAGACGACGAAGAAGCCGATGGTCATGGCGGTCGCTTCGCCGATGGATGAGCATGGCTATTTTTCGCTTGGCACGAATGCTGATTATGCCGCTGAATTTATCGGCAAGGTTCCTTTTGTATTGGAAGTGAATCGCCACATGCCGCGCACTTTCGGGGCGAATCAAATACACATTAGCCAAATTGCGGGATTCATTGAAAATGATTTGCCGTTGACTGAAGAGGTATCACCGGTAATTACGGAGAAAGATCTGAAAATCGCGGAGTATATAACAAATGATATCCAAGATGACGATACGTTGCAGATCGGCATCGGTGCCATACCGAATGCTGTCATGAAGATGCTCAAGGACCGCAAGCATTTAGGCATACACACGGAAATGCTGACGGATGGCATTGTTGATTTAGTTGAGTCGGGCGCGGTGGATGGAATGAAAAAGTCGTCCCGTACAGGGAAAATCATTGCGACATTCGCTTTCGGATCACAGCGGTTGTATGATTTCCTCGATAACAATCCATCAGTGGAGTTTCTGCCGGTAAGTGTCGTCAATGATGCATATGAAATTGCAAAAGAGGATCATATGGTGTCGATTAATGCAACGACAGAAGTCGATTTGTATGGGCAATGCGCATCGGAAACCGTTGCTGGCCGTTATTACTCTTCTAGTGGTGGCCAGGCTGATTTTGCTAGAGGTGTCCGATTGTCGAAATACGGCAAAGGGTATGTATGTATGCATTCGACGGCGAAAAATGACACGATTTCGAGAATCAAGCTTCATCTTGCGCCGAGCTCTGTCGTGACAACCTCAAAAAACTACGTGGACAATGTTGTAACGGAGTATGGGATTGCCAGATTGCATGGCAAGTCCTTGTCAGAACGGGCGGAAGCATTGATTGGCATCGCACATCCTAAGTTTAGGGAAGAATTAATGAGGGAAGCTATAGAATTTGGTTTTATCGATTAA
- a CDS encoding ABC transporter ATP-binding protein, producing MRKKAKIEIRNLTKAFYKKQSSVTALDDISLSIGEGEFVCIVGPSGCGKTTLLRILAGLEQPSVGEFEIRSEQEGRPLQSMVFQERGVIPWLTVKENVAFGLKMRKMPKDVIRERTEYYLKKTGLDPFSHLYPKELSGGMKQRVSIARAFANDPEILLMDEPFAALDEQNKFILQEELLSIWSETKKTVIFITHSIDEALLLSDRILLMSAQPGKIIQQVNIDTPRPRTVEDIRKDPKLAAQFVDIWKHLQDEVQRSRKENK from the coding sequence ATGAGAAAGAAAGCGAAAATCGAAATTAGGAATCTGACGAAGGCATTTTACAAGAAGCAATCTAGTGTGACAGCTCTCGACGATATTTCCCTCTCAATAGGAGAAGGGGAATTTGTCTGCATTGTCGGACCGAGCGGCTGTGGCAAAACGACTTTATTGCGGATATTGGCGGGTTTGGAACAACCGAGTGTCGGTGAGTTCGAAATTCGGTCGGAACAAGAAGGACGTCCTCTCCAATCGATGGTGTTCCAGGAGAGGGGCGTCATCCCCTGGCTGACTGTGAAGGAGAATGTTGCATTTGGGTTGAAAATGCGGAAAATGCCGAAGGACGTCATTCGGGAGAGGACGGAATATTACTTAAAAAAGACTGGACTTGACCCGTTTTCACATCTTTACCCTAAGGAATTATCCGGGGGAATGAAACAGCGGGTAAGCATAGCCCGTGCGTTCGCAAATGATCCCGAAATCCTACTTATGGATGAACCGTTCGCTGCGTTGGATGAACAGAACAAGTTCATCCTCCAAGAAGAATTGTTATCTATCTGGTCGGAAACAAAAAAAACAGTGATCTTCATAACACATAGTATTGACGAAGCATTATTGCTGAGCGATCGAATTCTGCTTATGAGTGCACAACCAGGGAAGATCATCCAGCAAGTGAATATTGACACACCACGACCTAGGACAGTGGAAGATATCCGGAAAGACCCGAAACTTGCAGCGCAGTTTGTCGATATTTGGAAACATTTGCAAGACGAAGTACAGCGGTCCAGGAAAGAGAACAAATGA
- a CDS encoding ABC transporter substrate-binding protein, translating into MKWGKKVKGFKYGWMMMLAVMLVLAACAKQEPAPPTKVETPPGDPVTEAPSGDLAPLEKRVKVLIAEDGAASGAGFYIAKEKGYFEDYNIEVEFADFANSDDMLPALAAGEVDIAGGVSTASFFNAIAQGIDVRIIADKGHNMPGKSYFTFVIGNHMVDEIKDYPDFRGKKIGVSSRNSIDGYIYEEMLKHAGLTEDDVEYVNIADFGSMLGAINAGTIDAALNIEPLIAQGVANGFHVRFKDATDYAPESQIAMVLASPKFMGEEEISLRFMAAYLKGVRDYNDAFFKGEGKEEIVDIMVKHTALKDPELWDKVNVTGLDPDGRMFVDDIKKQYETYKANGAIRGDIDFDKAVDTSLAEEAVEIIGAYK; encoded by the coding sequence ATGAAATGGGGAAAAAAAGTGAAAGGGTTCAAATATGGTTGGATGATGATGTTGGCTGTCATGCTTGTACTTGCTGCATGCGCTAAACAAGAGCCCGCTCCGCCGACAAAAGTGGAAACACCGCCTGGCGATCCAGTCACTGAGGCACCTTCCGGAGATTTGGCGCCACTTGAGAAACGGGTGAAAGTGTTGATTGCTGAAGACGGTGCGGCTTCCGGTGCGGGGTTCTATATTGCGAAGGAAAAAGGGTATTTTGAGGACTACAATATTGAAGTGGAATTTGCGGATTTTGCCAATAGCGACGACATGCTGCCGGCACTTGCAGCGGGTGAAGTCGATATTGCGGGCGGCGTCTCGACCGCTTCATTCTTTAACGCGATTGCGCAAGGCATCGACGTTCGGATCATTGCGGATAAAGGGCATAATATGCCAGGGAAATCGTATTTTACTTTCGTCATCGGAAACCATATGGTAGATGAAATTAAAGATTATCCAGATTTCCGCGGGAAAAAGATTGGCGTATCTTCCAGAAACTCGATTGATGGATATATTTATGAGGAAATGTTGAAACATGCCGGATTGACAGAAGATGACGTCGAATATGTCAATATCGCGGACTTCGGTTCAATGCTTGGCGCGATTAACGCAGGAACAATCGACGCTGCGTTGAATATCGAACCGCTTATTGCGCAAGGAGTCGCGAACGGCTTTCACGTCCGTTTCAAAGATGCAACCGATTATGCCCCTGAATCGCAGATTGCGATGGTACTCGCTTCGCCAAAATTCATGGGCGAGGAAGAAATTTCGCTCCGCTTCATGGCTGCCTACTTGAAAGGCGTCAGGGATTATAACGACGCGTTCTTTAAAGGGGAAGGCAAGGAAGAAATCGTGGACATCATGGTGAAGCATACCGCTTTGAAAGATCCGGAGCTATGGGATAAAGTGAATGTCACCGGGCTCGATCCGGATGGTAGGATGTTCGTGGATGATATCAAGAAGCAATACGAAACATATAAAGCGAACGGTGCAATTCGCGGTGATATCGATTTCGATAAAGCCGTTGATACTTCATTGGCAGAGGAAGCTGTAGAGATTATTGGTGCTTATAAATAA
- a CDS encoding CHY zinc finger protein has translation MIHVSGNVIDSETRCTHYHSEFDIIAIKFYCCDTYYPCYRCHEESGCGDHKVWPKVKFGMHAVLCGKCKNELTVDQYKDSGFGCPSCGAQFNPGCGLHWELYFEK, from the coding sequence ATGATTCATGTTTCGGGCAATGTCATCGATAGCGAAACGCGCTGTACGCACTACCATTCCGAGTTTGATATTATAGCGATTAAATTTTATTGCTGCGATACTTATTATCCTTGCTATCGGTGCCATGAAGAATCAGGTTGCGGCGACCATAAAGTTTGGCCGAAAGTGAAGTTTGGTATGCATGCAGTGCTATGTGGTAAATGCAAAAACGAATTGACGGTTGATCAATATAAGGATAGCGGATTTGGGTGTCCTTCTTGCGGGGCACAATTTAATCCAGGATGCGGGTTGCATTGGGAATTGTATTTCGAAAAGTGA
- the pepT gene encoding peptidase T — MKEKLIERLTRYAKIDTQSVANSTSTPSTPGQWDLLHVLEKELAEIGMEEISLDENGYLFATLPSTTDKDLPVIGFLAHVDTATDYTGKNVNPQRIDNYDGSDIQLNEQTTMSVSKFPELKNYLGHTLITTDGTTLLGADNKAGIAEIMTAMEYLIQNPEIKHGKLRVAFTPDEEIGRGPHKFDVEAFGAKYAYTMDGGPLGELQYESFNAAGAKVTFHGTNVHPGSAKDKMVNSILIANQFQAAMPANEIPQVTDGYEGFVHLMDVNGSVEKTELHYIIRYFDRETFEARKQLFVDTAAQLQKEHGDHVVELELNDQYFNMGEKIEPVMEIVDIISDAFKALEIKPNIVPVRGGTDGSQLSYMGMPTPNIFTGGENYHGKYEYISVDNMEKATNVIIEAVKLFEERA, encoded by the coding sequence ATGAAGGAAAAACTGATCGAACGTCTAACTCGTTATGCAAAAATCGATACACAATCGGTTGCGAATAGCACATCCACACCATCCACACCTGGTCAATGGGATCTGCTGCACGTACTTGAAAAAGAACTTGCTGAAATTGGCATGGAAGAAATCTCTTTGGATGAAAACGGCTATTTATTCGCCACTTTACCGTCAACTACCGATAAAGATCTGCCGGTAATCGGATTTCTCGCTCATGTCGACACGGCGACCGACTACACTGGCAAAAACGTTAATCCACAGCGGATCGACAATTATGACGGCAGCGACATCCAGTTGAATGAACAGACGACAATGTCAGTCTCCAAATTCCCTGAGCTGAAAAATTATCTGGGTCATACACTCATCACAACAGATGGCACGACATTGTTAGGTGCCGACAATAAAGCCGGAATTGCTGAAATCATGACAGCGATGGAGTATTTGATTCAAAACCCGGAAATTAAACACGGTAAACTGCGTGTTGCTTTCACACCTGATGAAGAAATTGGGCGTGGACCGCATAAATTCGACGTAGAAGCATTCGGTGCAAAATATGCATATACGATGGATGGCGGACCGCTTGGCGAGCTTCAATATGAAAGCTTCAATGCGGCAGGTGCAAAAGTCACGTTCCACGGGACGAATGTGCATCCGGGTTCCGCAAAGGACAAGATGGTGAACTCCATTCTCATCGCGAACCAATTCCAAGCGGCAATGCCTGCTAATGAGATTCCACAAGTGACAGACGGTTATGAGGGGTTCGTTCATCTGATGGATGTTAATGGATCTGTCGAGAAGACCGAGTTGCACTATATTATCCGCTACTTTGACCGTGAAACGTTTGAAGCGCGGAAGCAATTGTTCGTCGACACAGCTGCTCAACTACAGAAAGAGCACGGCGACCATGTTGTTGAGCTTGAACTGAACGATCAATATTTCAATATGGGCGAGAAAATCGAGCCAGTCATGGAAATTGTCGATATCATTTCGGATGCATTCAAAGCGCTCGAGATCAAGCCTAATATCGTGCCTGTGCGTGGTGGTACGGACGGATCGCAGCTTTCCTACATGGGCATGCCGACGCCGAATATTTTCACAGGCGGAGAGAATTACCATGGAAAATATGAATATATTTCGGTCGACAATATGGAGAAGGCGACGAATGTCATCATCGAAGCTGTAAAGCTATTCGAAGAACGCGCATAA
- a CDS encoding SLC13 family permease — translation MFSSTWDRLWHMHDQVKDLFRFFFRPDSSEMASGGGGGQKIGVGNAGGGRDPRSYSPAQLTGLALGPLLFFITLLFFKPEGLSSEGVAILASTLWIATWWITEAIPIPVTSLLPLVLFPLSGGLEVKSTASAYGDETIFLFMGGFMIALAMEKWNLHRRIALTIISAIGTNMDRIVLGFMVATGFLSMWISNTATAMMMVPIGLAIIYQISDALKDDPSIDTSKENFGFGKALMLGIAYSASLGGIATLIGTPPNTLLAGAINKMYGIELSFAKWMMFGVPLAWSFILITWVYLVKFAFPSKIKTLPGGRGIIDSEKKKLGKASTEEKIVFTIFVLAAFSWITRTFLLSKFIDGLSDGVIAMVFAILLFIIPSVNKKGDHLLDWNTAVKLPWGILLLFGGGLAIASGFVSSELSVWIGSQLSGLSGVHILIVILIVTTLVIFLTEITSNTATASMMYPIMASLAVALGFHPFALMIAAGVAASCAFMLPVATPPNAVVFGSGYLRIPDMAKAGFALNIIGIVLVTAAIYFLLPLLWGIDLTTIPESFK, via the coding sequence ATGTTTTCATCGACATGGGACCGGTTGTGGCATATGCACGATCAGGTAAAAGACTTGTTCCGTTTCTTTTTCCGACCGGATTCGTCAGAGATGGCATCCGGCGGCGGAGGCGGTCAGAAGATTGGTGTCGGAAATGCAGGCGGGGGGCGAGATCCGCGGAGTTATTCACCAGCACAATTGACCGGATTGGCGTTAGGACCGCTATTATTCTTTATTACTCTCTTATTTTTCAAGCCTGAAGGATTATCATCTGAGGGTGTCGCCATTTTGGCGAGTACGTTGTGGATTGCAACGTGGTGGATTACGGAAGCAATTCCTATCCCCGTCACTTCGTTATTGCCGCTAGTCCTGTTCCCTTTGTCAGGTGGACTGGAAGTGAAGTCTACCGCTTCGGCTTATGGGGACGAAACGATCTTTTTATTCATGGGAGGCTTCATGATAGCGCTTGCGATGGAAAAATGGAATTTACATCGCCGGATTGCATTGACGATCATTTCCGCAATTGGAACGAATATGGATCGCATCGTCCTAGGCTTCATGGTCGCGACTGGATTCCTATCCATGTGGATTTCGAATACGGCGACGGCAATGATGATGGTGCCGATCGGGCTTGCAATCATCTACCAAATTTCAGATGCATTGAAGGATGACCCTTCCATCGATACGTCAAAAGAGAATTTCGGATTTGGCAAGGCGCTCATGTTGGGTATTGCTTATTCGGCTTCATTGGGCGGTATCGCGACATTAATCGGTACGCCGCCGAATACTTTGCTTGCGGGTGCAATCAATAAAATGTACGGCATCGAGCTGTCCTTTGCAAAGTGGATGATGTTCGGTGTACCGCTTGCTTGGAGTTTCATTTTAATCACGTGGGTCTACCTTGTGAAATTCGCATTTCCTTCAAAAATCAAAACCTTGCCTGGTGGACGTGGCATCATAGATAGTGAGAAAAAGAAATTGGGCAAAGCTTCTACGGAAGAGAAAATTGTTTTTACTATTTTTGTATTGGCTGCTTTCTCTTGGATTACACGGACATTCCTGCTCTCCAAGTTCATTGATGGGTTAAGTGATGGCGTCATCGCAATGGTATTTGCCATTCTGTTATTCATCATCCCATCGGTCAATAAGAAAGGCGACCATCTATTGGATTGGAATACGGCTGTTAAATTACCGTGGGGTATTCTCTTGCTTTTCGGAGGGGGCCTGGCAATCGCTTCCGGATTTGTCAGCTCGGAACTGTCCGTTTGGATTGGATCACAATTGTCGGGGTTGAGCGGCGTGCATATCCTCATCGTCATTCTCATCGTTACGACACTCGTCATCTTCTTGACGGAAATCACTTCCAACACTGCAACAGCATCCATGATGTATCCAATCATGGCATCACTTGCCGTCGCGTTAGGGTTCCATCCGTTTGCACTTATGATAGCTGCAGGTGTGGCCGCTTCTTGTGCGTTCATGCTGCCTGTAGCGACACCACCGAACGCCGTCGTTTTCGGTTCCGGCTATTTACGGATTCCCGATATGGCGAAGGCTGGGTTTGCACTAAATATCATTGGAATTGTCCTCGTGACAGCAGCGATCTATTTCTTGCTTCCGCTGCTATGGGGCATCGATTTAACAACCATTCCAGAATCATTCAAATGA
- a CDS encoding Clp protease ClpB, translating to MKQSTYLIGTVILGLSIVLSAFILSSATNKTTKQENNPQAINSTADLMTITQLAEYLQTSEQALEDIILKDDSERAELSSYDTYRFIPYLTIAEQKRFIKAEIDEWLKYQNDHNYRYR from the coding sequence TTGAAACAATCAACGTATCTAATAGGGACTGTCATCCTGGGATTATCAATCGTACTGTCTGCTTTTATTCTCAGTAGCGCAACGAATAAAACAACTAAACAAGAGAACAATCCACAAGCTATCAATTCAACAGCTGATTTAATGACAATAACTCAACTTGCTGAATATCTGCAAACAAGTGAACAGGCATTAGAAGACATTATTTTAAAGGATGATTCTGAAAGAGCGGAACTTAGCAGCTATGACACGTATCGATTCATCCCATATCTAACAATCGCTGAGCAGAAAAGATTTATAAAAGCGGAAATCGATGAGTGGTTAAAGTATCAGAATGACCATAACTACCGCTACCGCTGA
- a CDS encoding ABC transporter permease: MKKDKATIGRDPYEIEQREWKHRQSKERYKQLLTIASPIFLLLLWEVMSRTGIMDIRFFPPPSAILGTFVKMIASGAMADHIGVSLYRIFAGFLAGVIPGVVIGLLMGLYSPIRHFVQPIVMALMPIPTLALLPIIIILFGIGDLSKVVTIAGSVFFPVVINTAAGVLNIDRIYLDVANNYGAGKVQFFFKIALPGALPVMLEGIQMGQAIALLTIVAAEMMGATSGIGYLIWTSYKAFLLQEMYVGLILISFFGYLFSLMLRGLQKKLLPWR, translated from the coding sequence TTGAAAAAAGATAAGGCGACTATTGGACGCGATCCGTATGAGATCGAACAGCGGGAATGGAAGCACAGACAATCGAAGGAACGATATAAGCAGCTATTGACGATCGCTTCGCCAATCTTCCTGTTGCTGTTGTGGGAAGTGATGTCAAGGACGGGGATAATGGATATCCGATTTTTCCCGCCACCATCCGCCATTTTAGGCACCTTTGTCAAAATGATTGCAAGCGGGGCGATGGCGGACCATATCGGCGTTTCGTTGTACCGGATTTTTGCAGGGTTCCTCGCGGGTGTCATACCAGGGGTTGTCATCGGTTTGCTGATGGGTCTTTATTCCCCGATCCGTCATTTTGTTCAGCCGATCGTCATGGCGCTCATGCCGATTCCGACGCTTGCATTGCTGCCGATCATCATCATCCTATTTGGGATCGGTGATTTGTCGAAAGTTGTTACGATTGCGGGAAGCGTATTTTTCCCGGTTGTCATCAATACGGCGGCTGGGGTCTTGAACATCGACCGAATTTATTTGGATGTTGCAAATAATTATGGAGCAGGTAAAGTGCAGTTCTTTTTCAAAATTGCTTTGCCTGGTGCTTTGCCGGTCATGCTGGAAGGAATCCAGATGGGGCAGGCGATTGCATTGCTCACGATTGTCGCCGCAGAAATGATGGGGGCGACATCGGGTATCGGATATTTGATCTGGACGTCTTATAAAGCATTCCTGCTCCAGGAAATGTACGTCGGACTCATCCTCATCTCCTTTTTCGGCTATCTCTTTTCCTTGATGCTTCGCGGTCTTCAGAAAAAGTTGTTACCTTGGAGGTGA
- a CDS encoding rhodanese-like domain-containing protein — MEWIIIIAIVAFFAWRMMPAKGVKSISTHELKPMLKDKSKQFIDVRTPAEYKGRHINEFNNIPLNLLNSKLDKLDKNKEIVVICQSGMRSSQAANILTKSGFTNVTNVRGGMSAWRG, encoded by the coding sequence ATGGAATGGATTATTATCATAGCAATCGTCGCATTTTTTGCATGGCGCATGATGCCGGCAAAAGGCGTAAAATCAATATCGACGCACGAATTGAAACCAATGTTGAAAGATAAGTCAAAGCAATTCATCGATGTCCGTACGCCGGCAGAATATAAAGGGCGCCATATTAATGAATTTAACAATATCCCTTTGAACTTGTTGAATTCCAAGTTGGATAAACTTGATAAGAATAAAGAGATTGTCGTCATTTGCCAGAGTGGTATGCGAAGTTCTCAAGCAGCAAATATCCTGACAAAATCGGGATTCACAAATGTCACGAACGTCAGAGGCGGTATGAGCGCCTGGCGCGGATAA
- a CDS encoding DMT family transporter: MKAIWIGILSSLFFAVTFVLNRSMEISGGSWLWSASLRYFFMVPFLIAIVAYRKGLRDTGKAMAAKPLPFFGWSVVAFVLFYAPLTFSAAYSPGWLLAGTWQLTIVAGVLLAPFFTIVVKTGNSDRKVRQRIPLISLAISLIILVGVVLIQIPNANSVDTRTLLLGILPIIIAAFAYPLGNRKMMDLLQGRLDTFQRVLAMTLMTIPVWIGFAVYAMLTVGPPSMNQIIQSLIVAVSSGVIATTLFFMATDLVQHDQGKLAAVEATQSTELIFAMIGEMLILHIALPGPLSMIGILVIIIGMGLHSYQTSVAKKKMSVVQ, from the coding sequence GTGAAAGCTATTTGGATTGGTATTTTATCATCTCTGTTTTTCGCGGTGACGTTTGTGTTAAACAGATCGATGGAGATTTCGGGAGGCAGCTGGTTATGGAGCGCCTCCCTCCGTTATTTCTTCATGGTTCCATTTTTGATTGCCATCGTGGCTTATCGTAAAGGGCTTCGGGATACAGGGAAGGCAATGGCTGCAAAGCCCCTTCCCTTTTTCGGCTGGAGCGTCGTGGCGTTCGTACTATTTTATGCCCCTTTGACCTTTTCTGCAGCGTATAGTCCTGGATGGCTGCTTGCGGGAACTTGGCAACTGACGATTGTCGCAGGCGTTCTGTTAGCGCCCTTTTTCACGATTGTCGTAAAGACCGGGAATAGTGATAGGAAGGTTAGGCAACGGATTCCATTGATCTCATTAGCCATTTCATTGATCATTTTGGTTGGCGTCGTCCTTATTCAAATCCCGAATGCGAACAGTGTCGATACGCGCACTTTATTGCTCGGCATCCTTCCCATTATCATTGCTGCGTTCGCTTATCCTTTGGGCAATCGGAAGATGATGGATTTATTGCAAGGAAGACTTGATACTTTTCAGAGGGTGTTAGCGATGACGTTGATGACGATTCCAGTTTGGATCGGATTTGCTGTTTACGCAATGTTGACTGTTGGACCGCCTTCCATGAATCAGATTATCCAGTCGTTAATTGTCGCGGTTAGCTCAGGCGTCATTGCAACGACGCTTTTCTTCATGGCGACAGACCTAGTCCAACATGACCAAGGCAAGCTCGCTGCAGTGGAAGCGACGCAATCGACAGAGCTCATTTTCGCGATGATAGGGGAAATGCTCATTTTACATATTGCATTGCCTGGTCCGCTTTCTATGATCGGTATATTGGTGATCATTATCGGTATGGGATTGCATAGCTATCAGACTTCCGTTGCAAAGAAAAAAATGTCCGTTGTTCAGTAA